One genomic segment of Arachis duranensis cultivar V14167 chromosome 4, aradu.V14167.gnm2.J7QH, whole genome shotgun sequence includes these proteins:
- the LOC107484719 gene encoding uncharacterized protein LOC107484719, giving the protein MECVTTASMSVLINGSPSKPFKMERELRQGDRLSPFLFVLVVDVLHQMIGEAVRNGCISPLLVGKDSIELSHIQFADGTILFCLLEEAMIKNYKRLLRCFELLGLSINFEKSSLIPINCEEQWAQRMCNVLGCKEATLPVKYLRISLGENPRLVKTWKSIIEKVEEKLSMWKAKVLNKAGKLVLIKSVLNSLLVYYLSLFKMPKAVAEKLISLQRRFL; this is encoded by the coding sequence ATGGAGTGTGTGACCACTGCTTCTATGTCAGTGCTGATAAATGGCTCGCCATCTAAGCCGTTCAAAATGGAAAGAGAGTTGAGACAAGGGGACCGCCTTTCACCATTCTTGTTCGTTCTAGTTGTGGATGTACTACATCAAATGATTGGAGAGGCAGTCAGGAATGGCTGCATATCACCTTTGTTGGTTGGTAAAGACAGCATAGAATTGTCACACATTCAGTTCGCTGATGGTACTATTCTTTTTTGCCTACTAGAAGAGGCGATGATTAAGAATTACAAACGGTTGCTGAGGTGCTTTGAGTTGTTAGGGCTtagtataaattttgaaaagtccAGCTTGATTCCAATCAATTGTGAGGAGCAATGGGCCCAGCGTATGTGCAACGTGTTGGGTTGTAAGGAGGCCACTCTTCCAGTTAAATACCTCAGAATCTCCTTAGGTGAAAATCCGAGGTTGGTGAAGACCTGGAAGTCTATCATAGAGAAAGTGGAGGAGAAGCTCAGTATGTGGAAAGCTAAGGTGTTAAATAAAGCTGGAAAATTGGTGCTTATAAAATCTGTTTTAAATAGCTTGCTAGTGTATTATCTGAGTCTGTTCAAGATGCCGAAAGCTGTAGCTGAGAAGTTGATATCTTTGCAGAGAAGATTCCTATAG